DNA from Halomonas sp. GFAJ-1:
GTGTGTCTCTTACGACGATGAAGCCCTCCCTGAGCAGCGTCCGGCGTTTGTACCCTTAGCGCTATGGCAGGCAAATCAAGATGATATAGAGCTAGCGCCGTTGCTTGCCAGCAACACTGAGTTAACCGCTGAACTTGTTCAGCAATTCAGCACCACTGATACTGTTGCGGTTGATTTCCCAGCATTTACTGATGGCCGCGGCTATACCATCGCACGTTTGCTGCGTGAGCGTTATGGCTATACCGGTGAGATTCGCGCGGTAGGCGATGTACTAGTCGATCAGTTGGACTACATGCGCCGCTGCGGCTTTACCGCCATGGCTTTACGTGACGACCAGCACCCTGATGATGCTATTCGTGCGCTCAATGCGTTCAGCGTGCGCTACCAAACCGATGTAGAAGAGCGTCAGGCACTGTTTGAGCGCCGCTTAACCGCTGGCGAATAAGAAACCGCTATTCAAAAAAACCGACAAAGGCATTTTGCCTTTGTCGGCTTCCCATCACCCCCGCCGTTTTTGCTGGCGCTCACGGTTATTGGCCTTGGCACGGTCACTTTTGCGTAGCATGACCCAGGTGGCGCCAAGCCCACCTTCCGAAGGCTGGGCAGAGACATAGGCCTGAACTTCCTCAAACTGGCATAACCATTTAGCTAGGTAAGAGCGCAGTACGTTGGCGGGGCTATCTAATTCGCGGCCTCTTCCGTGCACAATCAGCACAGAGCGAAGATCGTGTGCATAGGCGTCTTGAACAAAAGGAAAAAGCATCCTCCGGCACTCAGCCAGAGGGCGTCTCAATAGATGTAGTTGCGCCTGAACGCTGTAGCCTCCGTGCTTTAGTTTATCGACCACGCCTTGCTGTATCCCCTCCCGGCGATACTCAATGGGGTCAAATGGCGGCAGAAGATCGACAAAGTCGTCCGATAAAAAATTGCGCTCATCCAGTTGCTCTTCAGCACTTTCACGCCGAGCTAGCTGAGCCTCAGAGGGACGCTGTCGCTGGAAGCCCGTATCTGCTCTATTCCGCTTGGGAAGAGGCTTCACATCACCAATAAACTCACGGAAGTCCGTTTCATCACGAAGCGGCTGGTTCATAGCAGGCTCCTCCGGTAGGGTCGAATGCCTAAAGCATCTTCTGTTTATCCTAGCAAATCCGTAGGAATTGCTTAAGACTTGTGTTCATTTAGTTGGCGAGCCAAGCTTTATTTTTAGCGCACCTAATTAGGAAATAGCATGCCTTTAGTTAAACAGTTGTTGATAGTAAGTTTGGTATTGGTAATAAGCATTGCCGGCTGGTTATGGTTAACCATGCTTAGCCCTTGGTTTTATGATCGCCCTGACCATGTGGCTGATATTGAACAACGCTCACATCAGGTGTTTGTCTACGGCAC
Protein-coding regions in this window:
- a CDS encoding DNA mismatch repair protein MutS, which encodes MNQPLRDETDFREFIGDVKPLPKRNRADTGFQRQRPSEAQLARRESAEEQLDERNFLSDDFVDLLPPFDPIEYRREGIQQGVVDKLKHGGYSVQAQLHLLRRPLAECRRMLFPFVQDAYAHDLRSVLIVHGRGRELDSPANVLRSYLAKWLCQFEEVQAYVSAQPSEGGLGATWVMLRKSDRAKANNRERQQKRRG